The Sulfurimonas hongkongensis genomic interval TCAAATATTTATCATAAAATTTTTATTTCTTTTTGTAGGTACCCTTTTTGTAGCATCTTTGATCGGCTATATGACTCTAAAATCAACAATCATAAATCATAATGAAAAAAATCTTCAAAACTCGATATCTCTGATAGAACTAGAGTTGCAAAATATAGAAAACTTGCAAGAGTATGCCACAAAGGTGAGCCAAACAACAGAGTTAAGAGTAACAATGATAGATAAAGATGGCAAAATCATTGCAGAGTCTTTAGCAGATGAGTCGACCATGGACAACCATAGTTCAAGATATGAGATTTTACATGCAGATAGAGACTCTTTTGCACATGCAATAAGATACTCTAAGACATTAAAAGTTGACTTTTTATATGTAGCAAAAGCAGTAAAATATAGAGATAGTTCAATCTATATAAGACTCTCTATGCGTTTAGATACGATTATGAGTGAGTTCTACTCTTTGTACTCAAAGCTCTTTTTACTCTTTTTGGTTGTTGTTGTTTTGGCTTTTTATATCTCAAAGAGAATGAGTGAGAAAGTGCTTTTAGATATAGCACAAATCACAAACTATTTGGATGAAATATCTAGTAAAAACTATAAAGCTGTCATAAAAATAAAGTATTTTTATGAATTTTTACAGATATCTTTGATGCTAAAAAATCTTGTTAAAAAACTTCACTCAAGAGAGAGGCAAAAAAGAAAATATACTGCAAAACTTAGACTAATAAACAAGCAAAGAAACGATATGCTCTCTGCTATCTCTCATGAGTTTAAAAATCCTATAGCTGCTATAATTGGCTATGCACAAACACTACAAGAAGATGAAGATATAGACTCTAAAATAAGACAAAAATTTTTGGGCAAAATCAACTCAAATGCAGATAAAATAACACAGATGATAGATCGTCTAGCTCTGTCTATAAAGCTTGACAACGATGACTTGAAGATGCAAAGAAGCTCTTTTGATATCAAAGAGTTATGTCAAGAAGTTGTCTCTAATCTCTTGCTTAAATACAAAGACAGGAAGATATCTCTTGATGTAAAAAGCCTTATAGTAGATGCAGATAAAACTATGATAGAGTTAGTTCTTATAAACCTTATTGACAATGCTTTGAAGTACTCTAGTGATGAAGTAAAAGTCATCTTAGATGGAAATAATTTGCAAGTTATTGATAAAGGCATAGGGATACAAGAGAAGCATATAGATAAGATAACTTCAAAGTTTTATAGAGTGAACAAAAACTCTTGGGATAACTCTATGGGTATAGGTTTGGCGATGGTTAAATATATACTCAAGCTGCACAAATCTAAACTAGTTATAGAGTCTAGATTTGCTAAGGGCTCACTATTTAGTTTTTCTATAAAAGAGATGTTGAAAAAATAGCAAATTGCCATATATTTATAGGTTTGTTTTTTCTTTGGTTATATTTTTACTACTTATTTAGTAGGAGAAAATATGCGAGACTTTCATGGAGTTATAGAAGCCCTAAAGTTCTACTTAGCAAAAGATAAAAAAACAAAAATCTTAGATAAAGATGTGGCTACTGCACTAAAAATGACTCAAGCAAACTTTGCAACCACAAAACGAAGAAATTCAACCCCTTACAAAAATGTATTGGAATTTTGCAAGGATAAAGATCTTTGTTGTGGAGAGGTTTTTTTTGATTAAGCTATATTTTTGACTGTATGGTTATCTTTGTAGCTTCAAAAAGTTCTATGGCTTTTTGTACCATCGGCTCATCTTGTATAGATGAGCTATCTATCTCTTTTGTATCTTGTCCAGATGATGAGCAGGAAGTTACACAGCTAGCACTTCCTCCTATCTCAGCATCTTCTATCATAGAAGTGCTTTGCTCATACTCTTCTTTCTCTTCTAGGGTTTCATTTTTTTTTTGAGTTATCTCTTTAGTGCAAGGTTCGTGCTTT includes:
- a CDS encoding ATP-binding protein; the encoded protein is MLKIHQIFIIKFLFLFVGTLFVASLIGYMTLKSTIINHNEKNLQNSISLIELELQNIENLQEYATKVSQTTELRVTMIDKDGKIIAESLADESTMDNHSSRYEILHADRDSFAHAIRYSKTLKVDFLYVAKAVKYRDSSIYIRLSMRLDTIMSEFYSLYSKLFLLFLVVVVLAFYISKRMSEKVLLDIAQITNYLDEISSKNYKAVIKIKYFYEFLQISLMLKNLVKKLHSRERQKRKYTAKLRLINKQRNDMLSAISHEFKNPIAAIIGYAQTLQEDEDIDSKIRQKFLGKINSNADKITQMIDRLALSIKLDNDDLKMQRSSFDIKELCQEVVSNLLLKYKDRKISLDVKSLIVDADKTMIELVLINLIDNALKYSSDEVKVILDGNNLQVIDKGIGIQEKHIDKITSKFYRVNKNSWDNSMGIGLAMVKYILKLHKSKLVIESRFAKGSLFSFSIKEMLKK